Proteins co-encoded in one Bradyrhizobium sp. 170 genomic window:
- a CDS encoding acetylornithine transaminase produces MTDATHPFDALMEITARPPVVFVRGAGSYLWDDSRKRYLDFVQGWAVNALGHSPPAVAEALAAQSKLLLTPSPAFYNGPSLKLAKALVENSCFDQVFFANSGAEANEGAIKLARKYGAKYKNGAFEIITFEGGFHGRTLATMSASGKKAFEPLFEPKVSGFRKAKLNDLDSVKALISDNTVAVMLEPIQGEAGVWPATDEFLKALRALTKEHGLLLIVDEIQTGMGRTGKLFHYEHAEIEPDIMTLGKGIGGGVPLAALLATAHASCFEHGDQGGTFNGNPLMCAAGLAVLEEVSKPEFLKAVADVGLFLESELQKLSARHGLGEVRGRGLLLALDLKLPIGAAIVAEALADGVLINSPQPDALRFMPALNVTREEISLMIDCLDAILVKAGAARRVA; encoded by the coding sequence ATGACTGACGCTACCCATCCGTTCGACGCGCTGATGGAGATTACCGCTCGCCCGCCGGTGGTGTTCGTCCGCGGTGCGGGCTCCTATCTCTGGGACGACTCCCGCAAGCGCTATCTCGACTTCGTCCAGGGCTGGGCCGTCAACGCGCTAGGCCATTCGCCGCCTGCCGTTGCGGAAGCGCTCGCCGCGCAGTCCAAGCTACTGCTGACGCCAAGCCCCGCCTTCTACAACGGTCCCAGCCTGAAGCTTGCGAAAGCGTTGGTCGAGAACAGCTGCTTCGATCAGGTTTTCTTCGCCAATTCAGGCGCGGAGGCCAATGAGGGCGCCATCAAGCTCGCGCGGAAGTACGGCGCGAAATACAAGAACGGCGCGTTCGAAATCATCACCTTCGAAGGCGGATTTCACGGCCGCACGCTCGCCACCATGTCGGCGTCGGGCAAGAAGGCGTTCGAGCCGCTGTTCGAGCCGAAAGTATCGGGCTTCCGCAAGGCCAAACTCAACGACCTCGATTCAGTGAAGGCGCTGATCTCGGACAACACGGTCGCCGTGATGCTGGAGCCGATCCAGGGCGAAGCCGGCGTCTGGCCGGCGACGGATGAGTTCCTGAAGGCGTTGCGCGCGCTGACCAAGGAGCACGGGTTGTTGCTGATCGTCGACGAGATCCAGACCGGCATGGGCCGTACCGGCAAGCTGTTTCACTATGAACATGCCGAAATCGAGCCCGACATCATGACGCTCGGCAAGGGCATCGGCGGCGGCGTGCCGCTGGCCGCCCTGCTCGCGACCGCGCATGCGTCGTGCTTCGAGCACGGTGACCAGGGCGGTACCTTCAACGGCAATCCCTTGATGTGCGCCGCAGGGCTTGCCGTGCTTGAGGAGGTTTCAAAACCGGAATTCCTGAAAGCAGTGGCGGACGTCGGCCTTTTCCTGGAAAGCGAGTTGCAGAAACTGTCGGCGCGCCATGGTCTCGGCGAGGTGCGCGGCCGCGGACTGTTGCTGGCGCTCGACTTGAAACTGCCGATCGGCGCCGCGATCGTGGCCGAGGCGCTTGCGGACGGCGTGCTCATCAACTCGCCGCAACCCGATGCGCTCCGCTTCATGCCGGCGCTCAACGTCACCCGCGAGGAGATATCGCTGATGATCGATTGCCTCGATGCGATTTTGGTCAAGGCAGGCGCGGCACGAAGGGTGGCTTAG
- the rimO gene encoding 30S ribosomal protein S12 methylthiotransferase RimO, translated as MERAPRISFTSLGCPKALVDSERIITRLRAEGYELARRHDGADIVIVNTCGFLDSAKQESLGAIGEAMAENGKVIVTGCMGAEPEQIEAAYPGVLSITGPQQYESVLEAVHRALPPVHNPHLDLVPPQGIKLTPRHYAYLKISEGCNNRCSFCIIPKLRGDLVSRPANDVLREAEKLVAAGVKELLVISQDTSAYGVDIKYADSPWKDRQVRAKFFDLAKELGDLGAWVRLQYVYPYPHVDEVIGLMTEGKILPYLDIPFQHASPDVLRAMKRPAHQEKTLARIQKWRAECPDLTLRSTFIVGFPGETDSDFAYLLDWLEEAEIDRLGCFKYEPVAGAASNAIGNAVPDEIKQERWNALMARQQKISARRLKRKVGTRQQIIIDEVGPTVAKGRSKADAPQIDGAVYLSSRRPLKVGEIVTAKIERADQYDLHGSVAGF; from the coding sequence ATGGAACGAGCGCCGCGTATATCATTTACATCCCTCGGCTGCCCCAAGGCGCTGGTGGATTCCGAGCGCATCATCACCCGGCTGCGCGCCGAAGGTTATGAGCTAGCCCGGCGACACGACGGCGCCGATATCGTGATCGTCAACACCTGCGGCTTCCTCGACAGCGCCAAGCAGGAATCGCTCGGCGCCATTGGCGAAGCCATGGCCGAGAACGGCAAGGTCATCGTCACCGGCTGCATGGGCGCCGAACCGGAGCAGATTGAGGCGGCCTATCCCGGCGTGTTGTCGATCACAGGTCCGCAGCAATATGAGAGCGTGCTGGAAGCCGTGCACCGGGCGCTGCCGCCGGTCCACAACCCGCATCTCGATCTGGTGCCGCCGCAGGGCATCAAGCTGACGCCGCGGCACTACGCTTATCTGAAGATTTCCGAGGGCTGCAACAACCGCTGCAGCTTCTGCATCATTCCAAAGCTGCGCGGCGATCTCGTGTCGCGCCCGGCCAATGACGTGCTGCGCGAGGCTGAAAAGCTGGTCGCCGCCGGCGTCAAGGAATTGCTGGTCATTTCGCAGGACACCTCGGCCTATGGCGTCGATATCAAATATGCCGACAGCCCGTGGAAGGACCGCCAGGTCCGCGCCAAATTCTTCGACCTCGCCAAAGAACTCGGCGATCTCGGCGCCTGGGTGCGGCTGCAATATGTCTACCCCTACCCGCATGTCGACGAAGTCATCGGCCTGATGACCGAGGGCAAGATTCTGCCCTATCTCGATATTCCCTTTCAGCATGCAAGCCCGGACGTGCTCCGGGCCATGAAGCGTCCGGCCCACCAGGAAAAGACGCTGGCGCGGATCCAGAAGTGGCGCGCGGAATGTCCTGACCTGACGTTGCGCTCGACCTTCATCGTCGGCTTCCCCGGCGAAACCGATTCCGACTTTGCGTATTTGCTCGACTGGCTGGAAGAAGCCGAGATCGATCGGCTCGGCTGCTTCAAATACGAGCCGGTGGCGGGTGCTGCTTCCAACGCCATCGGCAATGCCGTGCCCGACGAAATCAAGCAGGAGCGCTGGAACGCGCTGATGGCCCGGCAGCAGAAAATCTCCGCCCGCCGCCTCAAACGCAAGGTCGGCACCCGGCAGCAGATCATCATCGACGAAGTCGGGCCGACGGTCGCAAAGGGTCGTTCAAAGGCCGATGCGCCGCAGATCGACGGCGCGGTCTATCTGTCCAGCCGCCGCCCGCTGAAGGTCGGCGAGATCGTCACCGCGAAGATCGAACGCGCGGACCAGTATGATCTGCACGGCAGCGTCGCAGGGTTTTGA